The Elaeis guineensis isolate ETL-2024a chromosome 13, EG11, whole genome shotgun sequence genome includes a region encoding these proteins:
- the LOC105056732 gene encoding pentatricopeptide repeat-containing protein OGR1, mitochondrial produces the protein MAHLDSLLQRCSNLSHIKQLHAHLLVTGLFSLSASLRSRLVELCAVASFGDLHYALAMFRSTPRPAATTNDWNAAIRGLAAGPDPASALLLFFREMLPLSPPRPDALTLSFAIRAAARLSAIHPTRQLHSLLLRLGLAADVRLATTLLDAYAKAPDLPSAHQIFSEMPLRDIATWNALISGLALSDRPPDALALFRRLSSSPDPFDPAPNDGTIIAVLSACAQLGSLRDGAAVHDYARVRGLDADVRVRNALVDMYAKCGAVDRAAAIFRASPEKTLVSYNAIIMGLALHGRGAEALHLFDEMLRSTELEPDAVSYLAVLCGCTHAGLVDEGLRVFRSMRIRPNMKHYGSVVDLLGRAGRLTEAYGVIESMTFAPDMVLWQTLLGACRIQGDVDLAERVSQKLFEMGSNGCGNYVLLSNVYAANRRWSDVGRVRETMKSNDVKKIPGISMTEIEGVVHTFYNGDKEHERWREIYRSLDEIGARIKALGYVPDTSNVLHDIGEEDKENALYQHSEKLAVAFGLISTPVGTPIQVMKNLRICGDCHTVAKLISRAYDRVIVVRDLARFHRFEGGDCSCGDYW, from the coding sequence ATGGCCCACCTGGACTCCCTCCTCCAGCGATGCTCCAACCTCTCCCACATCAAACAGCTCCACGCCCACCTCCTCGTCaccggcctcttctccctctccgcCTCCCTCCGCTCCCGTCTCGTCGAGCTCTGCGCCGTCGCATCATTCGGCGATCTCCACTACGCCCTCGCCATGTTccgctccaccccccgccccgCCGCCACCACCAACGACTGGAACGCTGCCATCCGCGGCCTCGCCGCCGGCCCCGACCCCGCCTCtgccctcctcctcttcttccgcgAGATGCTCCCCCTCTCCCCCCCTCGCCCCGACGCCCTCACCCTCTCCTTCGCCATCCGCGCCGCTGCTCGCCTCTCCGCCATCCACCCCACCCGCCAGCTCCACTCCCTCCTCCTCCGCCTCGGTCTCGCCGCCGACGTCCGCCTCGCCACCACCCTCCTCGACGCCTATGCCAAGGCCCCCGACCTCCCCTCCGCCCACCAGATCTTCTCCGAGATGCCCCTCCGCGACATCGCCACCTGGAACGCCCTCATCTCAGGCCTCGCCCTCTCCGACCGACCGCCCGACGCCCTCGCCCTCTTCCgccgcctctcttcctctcccgatCCCTTCGACCCCGCCCCCAACGACGGCACCATCATCGCCGTCCTCTCCGCCTGCGCCCAGCTCGGCTCCCTCCGCGACGGCGCCGCCGTCCACGACTACGCCCGCGTCCGCGGCCTCGACGCCGACGTCCGCGTCCGTAACGCCCTCGTCGACATGTACGCCAAGTGCGGCGCCGTCGACCGCGCCGCCGCCATCTTCCGCGCGTCCCCGGAGAAGACCCTCGTCTCCTACAACGCCATTATAATGGGCCTCGCTCTGCACGGCCGCGGGGCCGAGGCGCTCCACCTGTTCGACGAAATGCTCCGCTCCACCGAACTCGAGCCGGATGCGGTCTCGTACCTCGCCGTCCTATGCGGGTGCACCCACGCCGGTCTGGTAGATGAAGGCCTCCGCGTGTTCCGCTCCATGCGGATCCGGCCCAACATGAAGCACTACGGTTCGGTGGTCGATCTGCTGGGCCGGGCCGGGCGGTTGACGGAGGCTTACGGCGTGATCGAATCCATGACATTCGCGCCGGACATGGTTCTGTGGCAGACGTTGCTCGGGGCGTGCCGGATCCAAGGGGACGTCGATCTGGCCGAACGCGTGTCGCAGAAGCTCTTCGAGATGGGATCCAACGGTTGTGGGAACTACGTACTGCTGTCCAATGTCTATGCGGCCAATAGACGGTGGTCCGATGTTGGAAGAGTCCGTGAGACCATGAAGAGCAACGACGTTAAGAAGATACCGGGGATTAGCATGACGGAGATTGAAGGCGTGGTGCATACGTTTTACAATGGTGATAAGGAGCACGAGAGGTGGAGGGAGATATACCGATCGTTGGATGAGATCGGGGCGAGGATCAAGGCTTTGGGATACGTGCCGGATACCAGTAACGTGCTGCATGATATTGGAGAGGAGGACAAGGAAAACGCGTTGTATCAGCATAGTGAGAAGCTGGCTGTGGCATTTGGCTTGATCAGCACGCCTGTCGGTACACCAATACAGGTGATGAAGAACCTTAGAATATGTGGGGACTGTCATACTGTGGCAAAGCTGATATCGAGGGCGTATGACCGGGTGATCGTTGTGAGGGATCTGGCAAGGTTCCACCGGTTTGAAGGTGGGGATTGTTCGTGCGGGGATTATTGGTGA